The Niastella koreensis GR20-10 genome includes a window with the following:
- the kdpF gene encoding K(+)-transporting ATPase subunit F, whose amino-acid sequence MINALFILSILVFGYLLYVLIKPEKF is encoded by the coding sequence ATGATCAACGCATTATTCATTTTGTCAATACTGGTTTTTGGTTACCTGTTGTACGTATTAATTAAACCCGAAAAATTCTAG